GCGTTGATGAGTTCCACGAATGCCTGCAGTCTGGTCTTCATCTGGCCCGTGGAGAAGAAGCCGTATTCGCGCTCGAGCTGCAGGAGCGGTATGTCCAGTTCTTCACAGTAAGGCCGCATGTTAAGGACATCCACGCCCCAGAGTTGGCAGAACTTCAGCTTCTGGAAAATAATGCCGTCTGCGCGATACTCCCGGTACGTTTCCATGATCGCTTCGAGACGTTCGGGAAAGGAATCACCGATACGGGCACAGGGGAAATGTGTCAGATAACGGCGGGACAAGGCCGTCAACGGCTCTTCGTTCACATTCACATCGTCCCGGTATGACCGTAGTCCGAAACAGACAGGGTCGGCAACCACGTCGATCCCCTGTTCTTCCACGAAGGTCATGTAATCGGGTTCATCAAGAAGGCTGCCGGCAACCAGGACCCTGACGGCTCCATTCCGGCCGGTGGCCGATTTTCTCGATTCGAGCAGCGTTTGTGCCGCATCGATGAAATCATCGATCGGCATTTGGTGGAAAGCGATCGCGACGGTAAGCATCTCGGCGCCGCTGATCGGCGGGGCGTCGTTCCGGCGGAGTTCCGAGAGCTCCCGCAACAGTTTCCTGCCACGGTTGTACAGGTCTATGGCGGATGACAGATCATCGTCCCTGATGCGGAAGTTGAGCCATTCTTCAATGCCGGTTTTCAGGGAGGTGAGTTCCTCGGTGAAATAGGAAATGTTTTCCTCCCGCTCGACTCGCGGGACATGGATCACATCATGATAGGAAGGCGGGTTCTTCACCATCCAGTTTTGCGTTGCCCGGCGGATCTGATCGCAGGTGTTGCAGCCGATCACCCCGTCGATGAAAGAGAGGTCGTTTTCGAGGGCGAGTGTCAGGACATTCCGGCAATAGGTGCAGGTGCGTGCACTCAGGTAGGTTGTTCCGGCACCGATATCCCTTCCGGGAATACCGGTTATCCGATAGGGGATGGCACCGGCCGCGTAAATGATCTCCGCAGGCAGGTAGGAGCAGAAGTAGCCGATTATCTTGTTTCCGGCGTCCTTTTCCTCTCTGATGCGTCGATTATAAGGGTTGGCGACGACCTCCCGAAAGGGTTCCATGGCTTCCGTGCTCACGATGATCGCTCCCCGGGTCCTGTTTATGATTCCGGATTTTCAGTGAAAGGCCGATCCGCATTTTCAACGGGTCTGTGAGGGATTGTAAGAATTCGTGAAGATGTGACGTGCCGTCAGGCGAGATTCACCATTGCAGTATCCCTCCCCGGAATGTTCGAGGCCCCCACCAACATACTGACATTGTGAATAAATATAAGACGAAGTATAGAGGAATGAGCGGTGAAAATCAATTTTAAAAATTCAGTTTGCTTCTTCCGCCGCTGCATCCTGTTCCCTGGCAAGCCCCGCCAGGGCCTCTTCCACATATTTCCAGTTGAAGTGACTTCCACGGTACTTTTCAAGTGCATCGGGGACACATTCAATGAATGCTTCCACTACGTCTGGTTCGAAGTGGGTCCCGGCGTCGGTTCGCAGGATTGAAAGGGCCTGCATCACCGGCATGGGGTCCTTGTTGAGGGTTTCACCTTCGGTGTACTTGGGATAATCGCGCTTCGAGGTAAGAGCGTCGAACACGTCGGCAACGGCCATGATCCTGGAACCAATATGCAGCTGCTCGCCTTTCAGTCCGTCGGGATATCCCTCGCCGTTTATTTTTTCGTGGTGGTGGGCAGCTATATCGGGGACATCCCTGAGGTCGCTGGGAAAGTGGAAGTTCTCAAGGATTATTTTTGTTTTCTTTGCGTGGGTGTTCATTTCAGCCCGTTCAGAAGGAGAGAAGACCCCATCTTTCAGAAGGATCGTGTCGCGTATGCCGATCTTGCCGATATCGTGAAGCAGGGCGGCAAGCTTCAAAGACTCGATTTCTTTTTCACTCATCCCCATCTTTCTCGCGATGAGAAGGGAGTATTCCTTGACCCGCTCCGAATGGCCCGCCGTCAAGGGATGCCGTGCGTCCACGGTGGCTGAAAGGGTGTTGATGGCGCTCTCAAAAGACAGGCGGATTTCTTCAAGGAGAAAGGAATTTTCCAGGGCAATACCGATCTGGGCGGCAAGGGCCTTGAGCAGGATCTCATCCTCATAGTCGAATTGCACCTTGTCCTGCTTGTTGATAACCTGAAGAACCCCTATACGCTCACCCTTCAGGTTCTTGATGGGAACGCAT
This genomic interval from Deltaproteobacteria bacterium contains the following:
- a CDS encoding 2-hydroxyacyl-CoA dehydratase — encoded protein: MSTEAMEPFREVVANPYNRRIREEKDAGNKIIGYFCSYLPAEIIYAAGAIPYRITGIPGRDIGAGTTYLSARTCTYCRNVLTLALENDLSFIDGVIGCNTCDQIRRATQNWMVKNPPSYHDVIHVPRVEREENISYFTEELTSLKTGIEEWLNFRIRDDDLSSAIDLYNRGRKLLRELSELRRNDAPPISGAEMLTVAIAFHQMPIDDFIDAAQTLLESRKSATGRNGAVRVLVAGSLLDEPDYMTFVEEQGIDVVADPVCFGLRSYRDDVNVNEEPLTALSRRYLTHFPCARIGDSFPERLEAIMETYREYRADGIIFQKLKFCQLWGVDVLNMRPYCEELDIPLLQLEREYGFFSTGQMKTRLQAFVELINARKEFN
- a CDS encoding HD domain-containing protein → MVQKIQSTLRSSFRSLLTERTRTIFTVLFALTSIIPLLILILLIAQYILPLLTENQVQQLTKPVQGGMVAILLISFLCFLLIARMVAYLERAANLLRSKSTQFNIIGSRSGQAKGNGSAVFNHEENEVLSLVHSFNILFNQALHNETEYKRLRNILYNLIAVGVEFSSELEFDNLFSMIISRVTKVMAAERTSLYVIDWERSELWTKVAEGVGQIRLPIGEGISGRVAESGIIINVEDAWKLPYFNRAFDKKNRFRTRSVLCVPIKNLKGERIGVLQVINKQDKVQFDYEDEILLKALAAQIGIALENSFLLEEIRLSFESAINTLSATVDARHPLTAGHSERVKEYSLLIARKMGMSEKEIESLKLAALLHDIGKIGIRDTILLKDGVFSPSERAEMNTHAKKTKIILENFHFPSDLRDVPDIAAHHHEKINGEGYPDGLKGEQLHIGSRIMAVADVFDALTSKRDYPKYTEGETLNKDPMPVMQALSILRTDAGTHFEPDVVEAFIECVPDALEKYRGSHFNWKYVEEALAGLAREQDAAAEEAN